A region from the Kribbella shirazensis genome encodes:
- a CDS encoding cupin domain-containing protein — protein MNHDSSLPEAIRALPAISDDLHTTRRLSAPGCEMLFVTARAGYEHSMHAHDTDDVNWVVSGGLTLSTEDGDRHVGPTEWYELRPGQPHGVRFDADSMVIELRFAAPLA, from the coding sequence ATGAATCACGACTCGTCCCTGCCAGAGGCGATCAGAGCGCTGCCGGCGATCAGCGACGACCTCCACACGACCCGCCGGCTGTCTGCGCCGGGCTGCGAGATGCTGTTCGTCACCGCGCGCGCTGGATACGAGCATTCGATGCATGCTCACGACACCGATGACGTCAACTGGGTTGTGTCGGGCGGGTTGACGCTCAGCACCGAAGACGGCGACCGCCACGTCGGGCCGACCGAGTGGTACGAGCTTCGTCCGGGGCAGCCGCACGGGGTCCGATTCGACGCCGACAGCATGGTCATCGAGCTGAGGTTCGCCGCACCGCTGGCATGA
- a CDS encoding NADP-dependent oxidoreductase, translating into MCQLAITTVITCTFNIVLRYRWVSTESEGADPRMMIRVVQADRKGGIEVLSLRELPAPTIGAGDLLVRTIASTINPVDRNIRLRDLNFPLTFGWDIAGVVVESNVLDFSPGDRVIAMTNPMPKGVGAWADLVALDAGTVAHAPSTASLAEAATIPLAGLTALQAWNMLTLSAGDRVLVTGAAGAIGGFAVQLAVHAGVHVDGLVSRPGHVNAARSLGAGFVTKDPKALPLNTYDAILDSIRLPAMSIVDVRELVKENGQYVVTGKDESNIPGGHAIQVTADRDGLQQLVKMVDAGALQLRIAAHYPLSQIHDAHQHFEAGGVLGKIVIDF; encoded by the coding sequence ATGTGTCAGCTCGCGATCACCACGGTGATCACCTGTACTTTCAATATTGTATTACGATATCGTTGGGTGAGTACAGAATCGGAAGGAGCTGATCCTCGGATGATGATTCGCGTTGTTCAGGCCGATCGCAAAGGCGGCATCGAGGTTCTCTCACTACGTGAGTTACCGGCCCCGACCATCGGCGCCGGTGATCTCCTGGTGCGCACGATCGCGAGCACCATCAATCCCGTCGACCGCAACATCCGCCTCCGGGACCTCAACTTCCCGCTGACGTTCGGTTGGGACATCGCCGGAGTGGTGGTCGAGAGCAATGTTTTGGACTTCAGCCCAGGTGACCGCGTGATCGCGATGACGAACCCGATGCCGAAGGGCGTCGGGGCCTGGGCGGACCTGGTGGCGCTGGACGCAGGCACTGTCGCACACGCGCCGTCCACCGCGTCGCTGGCCGAGGCCGCAACCATCCCACTCGCCGGCCTGACCGCCCTGCAGGCATGGAACATGCTGACCTTGTCCGCCGGTGACCGGGTGCTGGTAACCGGCGCCGCGGGTGCGATCGGCGGCTTTGCCGTCCAGCTGGCGGTACACGCCGGAGTCCACGTCGACGGCCTTGTGTCGAGGCCCGGCCACGTCAACGCCGCGAGGAGCCTCGGTGCGGGCTTCGTCACCAAGGATCCGAAGGCGCTCCCCCTCAACACGTACGATGCGATCCTCGACTCGATCCGGCTCCCAGCCATGAGCATCGTCGACGTACGCGAATTGGTCAAGGAGAACGGTCAGTACGTCGTGACCGGCAAGGACGAGTCGAACATCCCAGGCGGCCATGCGATCCAGGTGACGGCGGACCGTGACGGGCTCCAACAGCTCGTCAAGATGGTCGACGCAGGCGCACTCCAGTTGCGGATCGCGGCCCACTACCCCCTGAGCCAAATCCACGACGCCCACCAGCATTTCGAGGCCGGCGGAGTTCTAGGCAAGATCGTTATCGACTTCTGA
- a CDS encoding FAD-dependent oxidoreductase — protein sequence MTKKVDVVVVGGGIVGVCCALWLQRTGRMVALVERDRPGAAASGHNGGVFNVGESVPIGTPGVLRSIPQMLVDAQSPLVVRYRDVPRLTPWLTRFVLASRASRVEQISVALKALTDRGMEGYLPLVKGGEAEPQLREGGALYTYRTERTFAADRYGIDLRRRRGDQFEILDNAAIGALDGALADRFERALYRPTARFTPDPQAFTETLAEQFVRVGGELLRARADGFECDGRRVRGVATSGGHIQTDHVVLAAGVWSGPLARQLGVKVPLCAERGYGIHLPDPAVTLRLPMVAVDFHLAFRQTPTGLQVLGVDELARVDAPPDYKLTQRLIRGAKTLFPELSVRGATSWMHSRPSTPDSLPVIGIAPQYDNAYLAFGHGHKGLGLGGITGKLVQALVEGKATGVDLEPYSPTRFRRRG from the coding sequence GTGACAAAGAAGGTTGACGTCGTCGTGGTCGGCGGTGGGATCGTTGGTGTCTGCTGCGCGCTCTGGTTGCAGCGCACCGGGCGTATGGTTGCGCTGGTCGAGCGCGACAGACCGGGTGCGGCGGCGTCGGGCCACAACGGTGGCGTGTTCAATGTTGGTGAGAGCGTGCCGATCGGTACGCCGGGCGTGCTGCGCTCGATACCCCAGATGCTCGTGGACGCGCAGTCTCCGCTGGTTGTCCGGTACCGCGACGTTCCGCGTCTGACGCCTTGGCTGACGCGTTTCGTCCTGGCCAGTCGGGCATCCCGGGTCGAGCAGATCTCGGTCGCCTTGAAAGCGCTGACCGATCGGGGGATGGAAGGGTACCTACCCTTGGTGAAGGGCGGCGAGGCAGAGCCTCAGCTGCGTGAAGGCGGAGCACTCTACACCTACCGCACCGAGCGGACGTTCGCCGCGGACCGCTACGGCATCGACCTCCGTCGGCGTCGCGGCGACCAGTTCGAGATCCTCGACAATGCGGCCATCGGAGCACTCGACGGTGCACTCGCCGACCGGTTCGAGCGGGCGCTGTACCGCCCGACCGCACGCTTCACACCGGACCCGCAGGCTTTCACCGAAACCTTGGCTGAGCAGTTCGTCAGAGTCGGTGGTGAGCTGCTGCGGGCACGGGCTGACGGGTTCGAGTGCGACGGCCGACGGGTGCGGGGAGTAGCCACCTCAGGGGGGCACATTCAAACCGATCACGTGGTGCTCGCGGCCGGTGTGTGGTCGGGGCCGCTGGCGCGCCAATTGGGGGTCAAGGTTCCGCTGTGCGCCGAACGCGGATATGGCATCCACTTGCCCGATCCTGCGGTCACGCTCAGACTCCCGATGGTCGCGGTGGACTTCCACTTGGCATTTCGGCAGACTCCGACCGGGCTTCAAGTGCTCGGCGTGGATGAGCTGGCCAGGGTCGACGCACCGCCGGATTACAAACTCACGCAACGGCTTATCCGGGGTGCGAAGACGCTCTTCCCCGAGTTGAGTGTCAGGGGTGCGACGAGTTGGATGCATAGCAGGCCCTCGACGCCGGACTCTCTGCCGGTGATAGGCATCGCACCCCAGTACGACAATGCCTACCTGGCCTTCGGGCATGGCCACAAAGGGCTTGGACTGGGCGGAATCACCGGGAAGCTCGTCCAGGCGCTGGTTGAGGGAAAGGCAACCGGAGTCGATCTCGAGCCGTACAGCCCGACGCGCTTCCGACGCCGAGGCTGA
- a CDS encoding alpha/beta hydrolase has translation MTTYGLIHGAHHGSWCWDFLVPELEARGHRALAVDLPADDPSAGVSRYAEIALTAFEGADDDFVVVGHSLGGLTAPIVAARRSARHLVFLTAPVPQPGQSFNDQARTEPPRAASGSDKIDNGDGTMSRTDDESIRLYYHDCSEERRRYALARLRRQSVAPHAEVSPLSSLPDVSTTYIMCTDDRSLRPEYQRFMARERLGLEPVELVSSHSPFLSRPAELADVLAGLS, from the coding sequence ATGACGACCTACGGACTGATCCACGGTGCTCACCACGGCAGTTGGTGCTGGGACTTCCTGGTGCCCGAGCTCGAGGCGCGTGGACATCGCGCTCTAGCGGTCGACCTGCCGGCGGACGATCCGTCGGCAGGGGTGTCACGCTATGCGGAGATCGCCCTGACCGCATTCGAAGGCGCAGACGATGATTTCGTGGTCGTCGGGCACTCACTCGGCGGTCTGACCGCGCCGATTGTCGCGGCGCGACGAAGTGCTCGGCACCTGGTCTTCCTCACGGCTCCGGTTCCGCAGCCGGGACAGTCGTTCAACGACCAGGCACGTACCGAGCCACCCCGGGCGGCGTCGGGATCGGACAAGATCGACAACGGTGACGGCACGATGTCACGGACGGACGATGAGTCGATTCGTCTCTACTATCACGACTGCAGCGAGGAGCGTCGTCGCTATGCGCTGGCCCGCTTGCGTCGTCAGTCGGTCGCTCCGCACGCCGAGGTCTCGCCATTGTCGAGTCTGCCGGATGTGTCGACGACATACATAATGTGCACCGACGATCGGTCGCTGCGACCGGAGTATCAGCGATTCATGGCGCGTGAACGGCTCGGCCTCGAGCCGGTGGAGCTGGTGAGTTCCCACAGCCCGTTCCTGTCCCGGCCTGCAGAGCTCGCCGATGTGCTCGCCGGACTTTCTTGA
- a CDS encoding MSMEG_1061 family FMN-dependent PPOX-type flavoprotein, producing MDVVADMSAIRALIGEPSKASAANNRNRLDKYDRLFLAKSPFLCLGTAGPDGEAEVSSRGDPPGFVRVLDDRTLFIPERPGNRRADTLGNLLRNPGIALMAFVPGMDETLRIRGRGRIVTDPDLLVGSAINGKRPKLGIVIEVARVTFHCGKAIKRSSLWSDAHKIDRSEFPSLAQILYDQRWGGDVDAIQREIDESYRTRMY from the coding sequence GTGGACGTCGTCGCGGACATGAGTGCCATTCGCGCGCTGATAGGCGAACCGAGCAAGGCCAGCGCGGCGAACAACCGCAACAGGCTCGACAAGTATGACCGGCTCTTCCTGGCCAAGTCCCCATTCCTGTGTCTGGGGACAGCCGGACCCGATGGTGAGGCTGAGGTCAGCAGTCGGGGGGACCCGCCAGGATTCGTCCGCGTGCTGGACGACCGCACCCTCTTCATCCCGGAGAGGCCGGGCAATCGGCGCGCCGACACGCTAGGCAATTTGCTGCGAAACCCCGGCATAGCGCTGATGGCATTCGTCCCCGGAATGGATGAAACCCTGCGCATCCGCGGTCGCGGCCGGATCGTGACCGATCCAGACCTTCTCGTCGGCAGTGCCATCAACGGGAAGCGCCCCAAGCTTGGCATCGTGATAGAGGTCGCCCGGGTGACTTTTCACTGCGGGAAGGCGATCAAGCGGTCAAGTCTGTGGAGCGACGCGCACAAGATCGACCGGTCGGAATTCCCTTCGCTGGCGCAGATCCTGTATGACCAGAGGTGGGGGGGCGATGTTGACGCCATACAGCGCGAGATCGACGAATCCTATCGGACCCGGATGTACTGA
- a CDS encoding aldehyde dehydrogenase family protein, which produces MATDGATPIELSSLVAGDDRPGPARTMLVNPARPSEVVNTVALADAAVAEAAIDAAHRAAAAWRATSAPARGEVLRLAAQKLDESVETIARDLTREEGKTLAESARETQSAAKLFRYFAAQTLDAQGETYPSHFPDLLLYTRREPLGVVSVITPWNFPIQLPSWKIAAALAFGNTVVWKPAENVPRTTLHIASALVDAGLPDGVLNIVLGRGSQIGDILVTDPRVAAVTFTGSTPVGRTIQQRAVAAGKKVQLELGGKNPAIVLADADLERAAREISVAAFGATGQKCTATSRVLVERPVFDELVERLEAEAASWVLGDPLDANTTMGPVATAGQLDTVLGYLERARVEGARAVAGGSRADGALADGYFVAPTVLVDVERSHAVVREEIFGPVAAVLPVDSFADAVAEANNTPFGLSAGIFTADLSRALQFVEQSQAGIVRVNRSTSGVEYHVPFGGMKDSGYGQREQGKAAQDFFTESKTVYLAGP; this is translated from the coding sequence ATGGCGACCGACGGCGCGACGCCAATAGAGCTCTCGTCCTTGGTGGCCGGGGACGACCGCCCTGGCCCGGCGCGGACGATGCTCGTGAATCCCGCGCGGCCGTCGGAGGTCGTGAATACCGTAGCTCTGGCGGACGCCGCAGTCGCGGAAGCGGCAATCGACGCAGCGCACCGTGCCGCCGCGGCCTGGCGGGCAACCAGTGCGCCCGCTCGTGGTGAAGTTCTGCGGCTGGCCGCGCAGAAGCTCGACGAGAGCGTCGAGACCATCGCGCGCGACCTCACTCGGGAGGAGGGCAAGACGCTCGCGGAAAGCGCGCGTGAGACGCAGAGTGCCGCGAAGCTGTTCCGCTACTTCGCCGCCCAGACGCTGGATGCCCAAGGCGAGACGTACCCGTCCCATTTCCCCGATCTCCTGCTGTATACCCGGCGCGAGCCACTCGGCGTCGTCAGCGTCATCACGCCGTGGAACTTCCCGATCCAGTTGCCGTCCTGGAAGATCGCCGCGGCACTGGCGTTTGGCAACACCGTTGTCTGGAAGCCGGCCGAGAATGTGCCACGAACGACTCTGCACATCGCCTCGGCGCTGGTCGACGCCGGCCTGCCGGATGGTGTGCTGAACATCGTACTCGGTCGGGGCTCGCAGATCGGCGACATCCTCGTGACTGATCCTAGGGTGGCCGCGGTGACGTTCACCGGGTCGACGCCAGTGGGGCGGACGATCCAGCAGCGTGCCGTGGCGGCAGGAAAGAAGGTCCAGCTCGAGCTCGGTGGAAAGAACCCCGCCATCGTGCTCGCGGACGCCGACCTCGAGCGAGCGGCGCGGGAGATCTCGGTCGCCGCGTTCGGGGCGACCGGGCAGAAGTGTACGGCGACGAGCCGGGTCCTGGTGGAACGACCGGTGTTCGACGAGCTGGTCGAGCGCCTGGAGGCTGAGGCAGCGAGTTGGGTGCTGGGCGACCCACTGGACGCGAACACGACGATGGGACCGGTGGCGACCGCGGGACAGCTCGACACCGTGCTCGGCTACCTCGAGCGCGCCCGGGTCGAAGGAGCTCGGGCAGTTGCGGGGGGCTCCCGTGCGGACGGCGCGCTGGCCGACGGCTATTTCGTTGCGCCCACCGTGCTCGTCGACGTCGAGCGCTCGCACGCCGTCGTCCGTGAGGAGATCTTCGGCCCGGTGGCGGCGGTACTGCCCGTGGATTCGTTTGCCGATGCCGTTGCTGAAGCCAATAACACGCCATTCGGTCTGTCGGCAGGCATCTTCACCGCCGACCTCTCACGTGCCCTGCAGTTCGTCGAGCAGTCACAGGCCGGCATCGTCCGCGTGAACAGATCCACGTCGGGCGTTGAGTACCACGTCCCCTTCGGCGGTATGAAGGATAGTGGCTACGGTCAACGTGAGCAGGGCAAGGCTGCGCAGGACTTCTTCACCGAATCCAAGACCGTCTACCTGGCCGGGCCCTGA
- a CDS encoding branched-chain amino acid transaminase, protein MSPKNSWMNGRLVPWADSTIHISTEAVLRGGAVFEGIRVYRSRDDELVLFRLDDHMRRLYQTSLRFLQMPLAYKPAELAQGIAALLEADGVASDAHIRVVVYYEELTPGRERETETGAFIIVREGLAMSDGATRASLSPWRRMSDVATPPRVKASANYLNSRVAITDAQRKGFDTAIMLNDRGKVSEGPTMNLFLVRDGSLITPRVTDGILEGITRATVIDLADQLGIPLAEREIDPSELFIADEVFFCGTAYEVEPVIEIDGYVVGDGEAGPITTRIRDSYFAIARGETSAPTGWITPVRDLMVAR, encoded by the coding sequence GTGTCTCCTAAGAACAGCTGGATGAACGGCCGCCTCGTTCCGTGGGCGGACAGCACCATTCACATCTCGACCGAGGCGGTACTGCGTGGCGGTGCCGTCTTCGAGGGGATCCGGGTCTACCGCTCCAGGGACGACGAGTTGGTCTTGTTCAGGCTCGATGACCACATGCGGCGGCTGTACCAGACTTCGCTGCGATTCCTGCAGATGCCGCTCGCCTACAAGCCCGCCGAGCTCGCGCAGGGGATAGCGGCCCTGCTCGAGGCCGACGGTGTGGCGTCGGATGCGCACATCAGGGTCGTGGTCTACTACGAGGAGCTCACGCCCGGCCGCGAACGCGAGACGGAGACGGGTGCGTTCATCATCGTCCGCGAGGGGCTTGCCATGTCGGACGGGGCGACGCGTGCTTCGCTCAGCCCGTGGCGGCGGATGAGTGACGTCGCCACACCGCCGCGTGTGAAGGCGAGCGCGAACTACCTCAACAGCCGCGTCGCGATCACCGATGCACAGCGCAAGGGGTTCGACACTGCCATCATGCTGAACGATCGCGGCAAGGTGTCCGAGGGGCCGACCATGAACCTGTTCCTGGTCCGCGACGGCAGCCTGATCACCCCGCGGGTCACAGACGGAATTCTCGAGGGCATCACTCGCGCTACCGTGATCGACCTTGCCGACCAACTTGGCATCCCGCTGGCAGAGCGAGAGATCGACCCGTCCGAGCTGTTCATCGCCGACGAGGTCTTCTTCTGCGGTACGGCGTACGAGGTGGAACCGGTGATCGAGATCGACGGGTACGTTGTCGGCGACGGCGAGGCCGGGCCGATCACCACGCGAATCCGGGACTCGTACTTCGCGATCGCGCGCGGGGAGACCTCGGCGCCGACGGGCTGGATCACCCCGGTCCGGGATCTGATGGTCGCGCGGTGA
- a CDS encoding PadR family transcriptional regulator, producing MPKSDSVAGHSTVEEHSKLFRDLLLGFVKIHVLHHASVDAIYGAGIAAELEGHGYRLSPGTLYPLLHNLEAARLVAREERIVEGKIRKYYHITPLGRQALDESRKKLADLVDEVLAAR from the coding sequence ATGCCGAAGTCAGATTCGGTAGCAGGCCACAGCACCGTGGAGGAGCACTCCAAGTTGTTCCGGGATCTTCTCCTGGGCTTCGTCAAGATTCATGTCCTCCATCACGCAAGTGTCGACGCGATCTACGGGGCGGGGATAGCGGCCGAACTGGAGGGGCACGGTTACCGCCTCTCGCCCGGAACCTTGTATCCACTGCTCCACAACCTGGAGGCGGCGAGGCTTGTCGCCCGTGAAGAGCGGATCGTGGAGGGCAAGATCCGGAAGTATTACCACATCACGCCGCTGGGTAGGCAGGCGCTCGATGAGTCGCGGAAGAAGTTGGCCGACCTGGTCGACGAGGTGCTGGCTGCCCGGTAG
- a CDS encoding SDR family oxidoreductase, with the protein MKILLIGDAGRLGAGLARELTGRGHEVLGASRSHAERSVDLSDPASIDALYSRLGQIDAVACAAGHVVYKPSTAITHDEYLSSFVGKALGQIELLRRGLATITPHGSFTFITGTLVRTAIRTGSAGAMVNGALEAFVRAAAMEIARSGSTPSARRSSSTGSTDPVTSSPASSPCRSSGSY; encoded by the coding sequence TTGAAGATCTTGCTGATTGGCGACGCCGGCCGTCTCGGAGCCGGTCTCGCGCGCGAACTCACCGGCCGTGGGCACGAGGTCCTTGGTGCAAGTCGTTCACACGCCGAACGATCGGTTGATCTCAGTGACCCCGCGTCTATCGACGCGCTGTACAGCCGACTCGGACAGATCGACGCGGTCGCCTGTGCTGCCGGCCACGTGGTCTACAAGCCCAGCACCGCAATCACCCACGATGAATACCTGTCGAGCTTCGTCGGCAAAGCACTCGGCCAGATCGAGCTCCTACGACGTGGACTGGCCACGATCACGCCTCACGGCTCGTTCACCTTCATCACCGGCACCCTTGTTCGGACAGCGATCCGGACCGGCTCCGCCGGCGCCATGGTGAACGGCGCCTTGGAGGCATTCGTCCGCGCGGCAGCGATGGAGATCGCCCGGTCCGGGTCAACGCCATCAGCCCGACGGTCTTCGTCGACGGGCTCGACAGACCCGGTGACAAGTTCGCCGGCTTCGAGCCCGTGCCGGTCAAGCGGGTCATACTGA
- a CDS encoding (Fe-S)-binding protein, protein MTGHEPTSAQTKPPPGTPAGATRDQYENVAQLLMRERGHGDFDFPRFYKELVEAGRLQLSKDEVTWLQQPAKPNRTTDVVLSFGCGVQTTPHLMMTLVGVFNALGIDFVATAGQSYCCGSPLKHYGRPDAGVRTAQTTIRRWAAWQPRVNVHQCGSCFMQFSGHIAEVEAETGRAPFEVVHITRYLLERLRDLGDAVPWRHPAPRRRALLHCEGAEVHITKQDAREAIIETLELIPGVEYVGMVADPSVGSPCGTSKGKRNLTGGEHYGTKAAPHNDITSSEYRQVQAELQAQAAAVGADVILTPHHKCHREWSKYGSDSLPVMHYTSVLAEALGLSIPDRFQILWRLGDANKILQMTRPHWESWGITEPKAREMVTRYFVPEYADAVQQCACEGNCFKTVLEPAASSNP, encoded by the coding sequence ATGACGGGCCACGAGCCGACGTCAGCACAGACAAAACCCCCTCCGGGCACACCTGCAGGCGCGACCCGAGATCAGTACGAGAACGTCGCCCAACTGTTGATGAGGGAACGTGGCCACGGCGACTTCGACTTCCCCCGGTTCTACAAGGAGTTGGTCGAGGCAGGGCGCCTGCAGCTGTCCAAGGACGAGGTGACTTGGCTACAGCAGCCGGCCAAGCCGAATCGGACCACTGATGTGGTGCTGTCCTTCGGGTGCGGCGTACAGACAACACCGCATCTCATGATGACGCTGGTCGGCGTGTTCAACGCCCTTGGTATCGACTTCGTTGCCACCGCCGGCCAATCGTACTGCTGTGGATCACCACTCAAGCATTACGGCAGACCGGACGCGGGTGTACGGACCGCTCAGACGACGATTCGTCGCTGGGCGGCATGGCAGCCCAGGGTGAACGTGCACCAATGTGGATCATGCTTCATGCAGTTCAGCGGCCATATTGCCGAGGTCGAAGCCGAGACTGGGCGTGCGCCGTTCGAGGTCGTCCACATCACGCGTTATCTCCTCGAGAGGTTGCGTGACCTCGGTGACGCGGTTCCCTGGCGACATCCAGCACCGCGTCGTCGGGCGCTTCTGCACTGTGAGGGCGCCGAGGTTCACATCACCAAACAAGACGCCCGCGAGGCGATCATCGAGACGTTGGAGCTTATCCCAGGTGTGGAGTACGTCGGGATGGTCGCGGACCCCTCGGTCGGTTCGCCCTGTGGCACCAGCAAGGGTAAGCGGAACTTGACTGGCGGCGAGCACTATGGAACCAAGGCCGCACCGCACAACGACATCACCAGCTCGGAGTACCGGCAGGTCCAGGCCGAACTTCAGGCGCAGGCGGCGGCGGTCGGCGCCGACGTCATCCTGACACCGCATCACAAATGCCATCGCGAGTGGTCCAAGTACGGTAGCGACTCGCTGCCGGTCATGCACTACACCTCGGTGTTGGCCGAAGCTCTCGGCCTGAGCATCCCTGACCGCTTTCAGATTCTGTGGCGGCTCGGTGACGCGAACAAGATTCTCCAGATGACACGACCCCACTGGGAGTCATGGGGAATCACCGAGCCGAAGGCTCGCGAGATGGTCACGAGATACTTCGTTCCGGAATACGCCGACGCAGTCCAACAGTGCGCCTGTGAAGGCAACTGCTTCAAGACCGTCCTGGAGCCCGCGGCTTCGTCGAATCCGTGA
- a CDS encoding ABC transporter substrate-binding protein, which translates to MLLRNVGYIGGGLLLFGGCTPDRKPNGTSKQAASSGIEGGQVVLDPAKFPTAFKESPEFAAQVAAGKLPKVAERIGQDPLVIKPVHEIGKYGGELRRVFSGASDSPNASRFCAGPDNLLYWDYRYEKVQPNIARGFEMSADNKELTLHLRRGMKWSDGHPFTADDIMFWRNDISLNSSLSKGASSLRLRGRDVQVEKVDDFTVVYRSPSPYALLPELLAGSTDLGGPSHSGHRGGGGYAPKHYLSTFHPKYTSEAAANALAREAGMQAWPLFLLNRNSWFLNPDLPMLTPWVVTRPLNNPPWEFAANPYSVWVDSDGNQLPYIPKITMALAKNADVISLRAASGQLDFQDRALPVAELPVLIRNQERGKYTVRRAPGDSMDCAIRINLAYDKDREIGDLLRTVEFRRALALGIDRDQINQTFFLGSSTPSATLPAKSSPYHPGDDWQLRWATHDVAQANQLLDDVGLTKKDAEGYRLRPSGKGRLRLDFQSAVSVLNYPSIGEMIRKHWAQIGIDVTNRSAEGVLLVERTLTNELMMTVHTVTTDDPFTLPDTMMAISTDTYGGLIGIPYAKWFASDGKSGSEPPDSVRALKDAIALYRRGLEVDKAARAELGQQLFKLHTEQVWSIGIAGFGLTINGLYCAKNNLGNVPSKIVNNSALKSPSNVLPMTFYYK; encoded by the coding sequence GTGCTGCTGCGGAACGTCGGCTACATTGGTGGCGGTCTGCTGCTGTTCGGGGGGTGTACGCCCGATCGCAAGCCGAACGGGACCAGTAAGCAGGCTGCCTCGTCGGGGATCGAGGGTGGGCAAGTAGTCCTGGATCCGGCGAAGTTCCCGACGGCGTTCAAGGAGTCGCCGGAGTTCGCCGCGCAGGTGGCGGCCGGGAAGTTGCCCAAGGTGGCGGAGCGGATCGGCCAGGATCCGCTGGTGATCAAGCCAGTCCATGAGATCGGCAAGTACGGGGGCGAGCTCCGGCGCGTCTTCAGTGGTGCCTCGGACAGCCCGAACGCCAGCCGCTTCTGCGCCGGTCCGGACAACCTGTTGTACTGGGACTACCGCTACGAGAAGGTACAGCCGAACATCGCGCGCGGGTTCGAGATGAGCGCCGACAACAAGGAGCTCACCCTGCACCTTCGGCGGGGGATGAAGTGGTCGGATGGCCACCCGTTCACTGCGGACGACATCATGTTCTGGCGCAACGACATCAGTCTGAACAGCAGCCTCTCCAAGGGGGCGTCATCTCTTCGGTTGCGCGGTCGTGACGTGCAGGTGGAGAAGGTGGACGACTTCACCGTCGTCTATCGATCCCCCTCGCCGTACGCCTTGCTGCCCGAGTTGCTCGCCGGCTCAACCGATCTCGGCGGACCGTCCCATTCTGGACACCGGGGCGGCGGAGGGTATGCGCCCAAGCACTACCTGTCGACGTTCCACCCGAAGTACACCTCGGAGGCGGCCGCTAACGCGTTGGCTCGTGAGGCCGGGATGCAGGCGTGGCCGCTGTTCCTGCTGAATCGCAACTCGTGGTTCCTCAATCCTGACTTGCCGATGCTGACACCGTGGGTCGTGACCAGGCCGCTGAACAATCCGCCCTGGGAGTTCGCTGCGAATCCGTACAGCGTCTGGGTGGACAGCGACGGGAACCAGTTGCCGTACATCCCGAAGATCACGATGGCGCTCGCCAAGAATGCCGACGTAATCAGCCTGCGCGCGGCGAGCGGGCAACTCGACTTCCAGGACCGGGCACTGCCGGTCGCCGAGCTGCCGGTGTTGATCAGGAACCAGGAGCGCGGTAAGTACACAGTGCGTCGCGCGCCGGGCGACTCGATGGACTGTGCCATCCGGATCAATCTGGCGTATGACAAGGATCGTGAGATCGGGGACTTGCTGCGCACCGTGGAGTTCCGGCGGGCGTTGGCGCTGGGGATCGATCGAGACCAGATCAACCAGACGTTCTTCCTCGGTTCGAGTACTCCGTCGGCGACGTTGCCGGCCAAGAGCAGCCCCTACCATCCGGGCGACGATTGGCAGCTGAGATGGGCCACGCACGATGTAGCACAGGCCAACCAACTGCTGGATGATGTCGGATTGACGAAGAAGGATGCAGAAGGATACCGGCTTCGTCCATCTGGCAAGGGCCGGCTCCGCCTCGACTTTCAGTCTGCGGTGTCGGTGTTGAACTACCCGTCCATCGGCGAGATGATCCGCAAGCACTGGGCGCAGATCGGCATCGATGTCACCAACCGATCCGCCGAGGGTGTACTGCTGGTGGAGCGAACGCTGACCAATGAGCTGATGATGACGGTCCACACGGTGACTACAGATGACCCGTTCACCCTGCCGGACACAATGATGGCGATCAGCACCGACACCTATGGGGGACTGATCGGGATTCCGTACGCGAAGTGGTTCGCCTCCGACGGTAAGTCGGGTAGCGAACCTCCGGATTCGGTACGAGCCCTCAAGGACGCGATTGCGTTGTATCGGCGTGGCCTCGAGGTCGACAAAGCCGCACGCGCCGAGCTCGGGCAACAGCTGTTCAAGCTGCACACCGAACAGGTGTGGTCCATCGGAATCGCAGGGTTCGGCCTGACCATCAACGGCTTGTACTGCGCCAAGAACAATCTTGGCAACGTTCCATCGAAGATCGTCAACAACTCTGCGTTGAAGAGCCCTTCCAACGTCCTTCCCATGACCTTCTACTACAAGTAG